The following proteins are co-located in the Hydractinia symbiolongicarpus strain clone_291-10 chromosome 7, HSymV2.1, whole genome shotgun sequence genome:
- the LOC130648535 gene encoding inositol-tetrakisphosphate 1-kinase-like, with product MIMVHLGILLPRNKKQKIQLPEKIERLCQEKNIKITELSIDSDNGIKEGCFDVLLHKVTDYYNEFTAEEADIRIKKFREYILKYPKMIVIDDIEGCIKMTDRKYQTQILKACEITLDGIKVFVPKIIEIPVNTGVKDAEILLTENGVKFPVIAKPITASLADGSHQMMLIFSKASIKDLPVPCLVQEFRKHGGVVYKVYVIGEHFYMCERPSIKDIDNSSKTTLIFDTRNVSKTGKAYIPDLHVADPNLREWLSCDDCPNMLNRTVVNELCHIIRCETKLKLFGFDVLIEKDTGNYALIDVNHFPGYKGINEKYFARDLVELILHEGTKKP from the coding sequence ATGATAATGGTTCACCTTGGAATTTTATTGCCAAGGAACAAGAAACAGAAAATCCAGCTGCCTGAAAAAATTGAGCGGCTTTGCCAagagaaaaacataaaaattactGAACTAAGTATCGATAGTGATAATGGAATAAAGGAAGGCTGTTTTGATGTATTGCTTCACAAAGTTACTGATTATTATAACGAGTTTACAGCTGAAGAAGCAGATATAAGAATTAAAAAGTTCAGGGAGTACATTCTGAAATATCCCAAAATGATTGTCATTGATGATATCGAAGGGTGTATAAAAATGACAGACAGGAAATACcaaacacaaattttaaaagcaTGCGAAATAACGTTGGATGGTATAAAGGTGTTTGTGCCAAAGATAATCGAGATTCCAGTTAACACAGGTGTGAAAGACGCAGAAATTTTGCTAACTGAGAATGGTGTAAAATTCCCAGTGATAGCTAAACCTATAACAGCTAGCTTGGCAGATGGTTCACATCAAATGATGTTGATATTTTCAAAAGCTAGTATAAAAGATCTTCCAGTTCCATGCTTGGTGCAAGAGTTTCGCAAACATGGCGGAGTAGTATATAAGGTTTATGTCATAGGCGAACACTTTTACATGTGTGAGAGACCATCAATCAAAGATATTGACAACTCTTCAAAGACAACGTTAATATTTGACACAAGGAATGTTTCTAAAACTGGCAAAGCCTATATCCCAGACCTGCATGTCGCGGACCCGAACCTGCGTGAATGGCTGTCGTGCGACGATTGTCCTAATATGTTGAATCGAACTGTTGTAAATGAGCTCTGTCATATTATACGCTGTGAAACAAAGTTAAAACTTTTTGGTTTTGATGTTTTAATAGAAAAAGACACTGGGAATTATGCATTGATCGATGTAAATCATTTCCCTGGGTATAAAGGGATAAATGAAAAATACTTCGCTCGAGATCTTGTTGAATTGATTCTTCACGAAGGGACCAAAAAACCATAA